From Methylococcus capsulatus:
GTCCCAACATCAGTCTTCCTCTTCCGGGATCACGTGGCGCTGTTCCTCCGACAGCAGCAACTGCGCTCCCCGCGTCACCAGCGACTCGCCCGGCGCGATCCCCGACTCGACGAACCAGGCGTCGCCGTAGTCGCGATGAGCGTCGACCGGCCGCCGGACGAAACGGTCTTCCCCGGTCTGCAGGTACACCCAGGTCCGGCCCTCGTGCCAGATCTGCGCCGAGCGGGGGATGACGACACCGCTCAGCTTTTCGCCGGATGTCGGTATCCATGCCTCGATGCGCATGCCAGTGCGCAGCTTGCGGGCATCGGTGTGGAAGAACCAGGTTTCCCCCTGCACGATGTCGTCGGTCCGCGGGGCCGCCGAGACCAGTTCGGCGGGCTGCGCCGCCTGCCGGTCACCCTCACGCGCCACCATGATGCGGGAGGCGCCCGCAGGCAGGGCCTGGTCGTAGTGCAAGGTGACCAGGATCAAAACCCGGCGCCGTTGCAGCAGGTCGTCGAACAAACGGGAGTCCCCGGCCACGGCGGCCTTGAACAGCTCGGCGCCCCAAGCCTGTAGACCTTCCTCCTGCAATTCCCGGACATGCTGGCGCGCCGTCACGGCCCGCGCTTCGTCGGCGGCGAGTTGGGATTCCGCATGGATCAGTTCGCGGGTGGCGACGATGGCTTCGCTGTGCAGGCTGGCGAGCCGGTCACGGTTCTTGCGGGCGAGCCGCAGCGCGGCATCGGTGATCTTGGCCTCGGCCTGGGCAGCGCGGTAGCGCGAGCGCAGCTCGAGCAGCGGCTGGATGTCCACGATCCGGCCCAGTGACCTTGTTTCGGGCTGGTACTCGACGGCCTCCAGGATGCACGTTTCGATGCCGGCGAGTCGCTGCCGTGCGGGTTCGAGCACGACCCCGGTTTGCTGCACCGGCATGTCGAAAGCAGTCCCGGCCTCGTCGCCTGCACGCGCCGCCGCGGAAAAGACACAACAGAGCAGGACGGCCGCGCGCAGGGAGCAGGGCGGCGTCACGCGGGAAGGTGGCATCGGGAAGGAGCGGACGTTTACTCGAAAAGGACCAGCAGACGGTCGGTGGCGAAGGACGGGGGGAACCGGCCGCCATCGGCCGCGACAACGAAAACCTGTCTGGATCCGAGGAAAAAGACTATTATGGCGACTCCAATCTCAGCAGGTGTTCCCATGCAAATCTCCCCCCACAAGGTTGTTCTCATCCACTATACCCTAACCAACGACGAGGGAGACGTCCTCGATAGTTCCAGCGCGGACGAACCGCTGGCTTACATCCACGGTTTGGGCAACATCATTTCCGGCCTCGAAGAGGCGCTGACCGGCCGGGTCGTCGGCGACAGTTTCAAAGTCACCATTCCCCCGGAAGAGGCTTATGGCCTGCACGACGACAACCTGGTTCAGGCGGTGCCGCGGCACGCCTTCGAGGGCGTCGACGAAATCCTGCCTGGCATGCAGTTCCATGCCGAATCCAACGAAGGCATGCAGATCGTGACCGTGCTGGAAGTGCTGGAAGACGAGGTGGTGCTGGACGGCAACCATCCCATGGCCGGCATGACCCTGCATTTCGACGTCGAAGTCGCCGGCATCCGCGACGCCACGCCCGAAGAGCTCGAACACGGCCATGTCCATGGCCCCGGCGGTCATCACCACTGATTTGGCAAGGCTGGCGGCCCCGCAGTGAGCGGGGCCGCGCGAGGTTCTCAGTCGGCCAGGCGGGCCCACAGATCGTGCTCGTCCGCGTCCTCGAAGGTCGCGTTCACGAATTCGCCGACCTCAATGCGGGTGGCGCCATCGATGAACACCTGCCCGTCGATGTCCGGGGCATCGGACCGGGTGCGGGCGACCGCGCCCTCGTCCACCACTTCGTCCACCAGCACCGTCTCGGTCCGTCCGATTCTCGCCCGTAGCCGCGCCGCACTGATGCGTTCCTGTACCTCCATGAAACGGGCATGGCGCTCGGCTTTCACCTCGTCCGGCACCGGATCGGGCAGGGCGTTGGCCGCAGCGCCTTTCACCGGCGAGTATTCGAAGCAGCCAACCCGGTCGAGCTGGGCTTCCTCCAGGAAATCGAGCAGTTCGCGGAACTCGTCTTCAGTCTCGCCCGGGAAGCCGACGATGAAGGTGCTGCGCAAGGTGAGTTCCGGGCAGACCTCACGCCAACGGCGGATGGCGGCGAGGGTGTTTTCCGCCGCCGCCGGCCGTTTCATCGCTTTAAGGACCCGCGCACTGGCGTGCTGAAACGGGATGTCCAGGTAGGGCAGGAGTCGTCCTTCCGCCATCAGTGGGATTACTTCGTCCACGTGCGGATATGGATAAACGTAGTGCAGCCGGACCCAGACACCCAAATCGCCCAGCGCCCGTACCAGTTCCTGGAAGCGTGTGCGCAGCGGCCGTCCGCCCCAGAAACCGGTGCGGTAGCCCAGGTCCGCTCCGTAGGCGCTGGTGTCCTGTGATACCACCAGGATTTCCTTCACGCCGGCGGCGACCAGCCGCTCGGCTTCGGTCATGACCTCGCCGATGGGCCGGCTCACCAGATCTCCACGCAGCGCGGGGATGATGCAGAAGCTGCAGCGGTGATTGCAGCCTTCCGAGATCTTGAGATAGGCGTAATGGCGCGGCGTCAGCCGGACGCCTTGTGGCGGTACCAGGTCCATGAAGGGATCGTGCAGCGGCGGAAGGTGTTCGTGCACCACGTTCATGACTTCTTCATAGGCATGGGCGCCGGTCACCTGCAAGACCGCGGGGTGGCGTGCCTGGATTTCCTCTGGCCGTTCACCGAGACAGCCGGTGACGATCACCTTGCCGTTTTCCGCCAGCGCCTCGCCGATCGCCTCCAGCGATTCCTCGACCGCGGCGTCGATGAAGCCGCAGGTGTTCACCACCACCAGGTCGGCGTCCTGATACGTCGGCACGATGCCATAGCCTTCGGCGCGCAATTGGGTGAGGATGCGCTCGCTGTCCACCAGGGCCTTGGGACAGCCAAGGCTGACGAAGCCGATTCGGGGAGTTTTCATGTCGGGATAGATTTGGCCGCTCGATGCGGCGGGTTTGAAGTTTGGGAAGAACGACCCCTCATTTTAACGGCTGCTGCACCCGGAACTCTATGCTGGCATGCCTTGGTCGGGAATTCCGGGGTACACTTCACACTTTTGCTGTATCGGGCGCAAGGCGAGCAGCTCTGGAATGACTCATGTATTACCTCGAACCCAACAAAGACTACCGCAACGACTCCCTGCGCAAGGGCGCCGAATTTTCCGAAGCCGAAATCCGTATCGATACCGCCAAGCACTACGACGACTGCTACTGGGACTACCGCACCGCCTGGTTCGACAATGAAAACCTGGCGCTGCACTATGGTTACTGGGAAGAGGGGATCAAGACCCACAGTCAGGCCCTGATCAACAAGAACCGCATCATGGCTGCGATTGCCGAGATCAAGGCAGGCGACCACGTACTGGACGCAGGCTGCGGCATCGGCGGCAGCTCCATCTGGCTGGCCAAGCACATCGGCGCCCGCGCCACCGGTATCACCGTCAGTGAGCAACAGGTCGAGCACGCCAGGCGCAATGCGCGGCGGCATGGTGTCTCAGACAAGACCGAATTCCAGGTGGCGGATTTCTGCCAGACCCCGTTCCCGGACGCTTCCTTCGATGTGGTCTGGGCCGTCGAAAGCAGTTGTTATGCCACCGACAAACGCGATTTCTTCCGCGAGGCTTACCGGGTGCTCAAACCGGGCGGCACCCTGATCGCTTGTGACGGCTATGCCACCCGGCGCGAATTCGACGAAGCCGAATGGCGGGCGGTGATGGACTGCCTGAACGGCTGGGCAGTGCCCAACCTCTCCACCGTCGAGGAGTTCCAGGCCGGCATGGAGGAATGCGGTTTCTGTGGGGTCCTCATCACCGATGCGACCCGGGAAACCCTGCCCTCGTCCCGTCGCATGTATCTCACCGCGCGCTGGACTGCCCCGATGCAATGGGTCATGCATTGGCTAGGTCTGCGTAAAAAGGCCCAGACCGCCAACTACAAGGTGGCACTGGCGCAATGGAAGGTGTTCAACGAAGGTATGGTACGCTACTGCATTTTCCGTGCGACAAAACCCACGTAAGCCCGGGTCGTCGTGGGCCTAGGGCGTCGTTTCGGGTCGTTGGAAGCGCTTGTCCCCGCAGTCGCGACGATGGATTGCATATGTCCCCTCCTGGCTCGATCACCTTTGGGAAGGCGTGGCTTGCGGGACTTCTGCCGCCGACCGTCCTTCCCGTTTCTACCAGTTCCAGCAATCGGCAACGGAACCCGAGCCGGACTTTCCTTTCACACCCACGGAGTTCAGAGTGAGATTGCCGCAGCGTGCGTCAGTGTGCGGACTCTGCGGCGTCGCTTGCAGCGTGAAGCCATTGGCGTCTGCGGCAGTCACGGAAATGACGTAATGGCCTTCGTCGGATTTCCCGTTGGATGCGAAACCGAGTCTGGTGACGTCGCTCGTATAGGTCTTGTTGTCCAAAAAATACTGTTCCTCGCGTGCGGCGGCCCGCAGCAGGGCGGCTTTGCCGTCGGCGCGGCGGGTCCGGACGAGGTGTTCCTGGTACGACGGGTAGGCGATGGCGGCGAGGATGCCGATGATGGCCACCGTGATCATCAGTTCCATCAGTGAGAATCCCCCGCCGCCTGCCGGCCGGAGGAAAGCGCTCCGGTTTTCGCTCCATTCAGTCATGTCCGTTCACTCCTTTTCGTACCAATAGAGCCGGTTGATGCCGGAATTGCCGACCGGCCTAGACAGGTCTGGATTCGCCGGCAGGTTGCCGGCGGTGATGTAGAGTTTACCGCTGACGGCGACAGTGACGGGGTCGCTGGGCAAGCCCCGGCCGGTGGCGGTGAAGCGCTCGTTGGCCGTGGTCGCCACGTTGAAGTTGAAAACGCCGGCCGCGTCGGCAAGACGTATGACATACGTCAGCGACTCGCCTTCGTTGGGTCCGCACTGTCCAGAAACGCTACCGCCCTGAGGCGCATAGGTGCTGAAATAGACCGAGCCATTGTAGGTGAGGGAGCTGGAGAGCACTTTTTCGCCACTGGCTGAACTGCCGATGTCGATGTACCAGCCGGATTTGTCGCCATGGACGGTGGTCGAGCTCGTCAGATTATCGAGATCTGCCAGGGTCTTGACCGGTCCCGTCGGCGGCGAGCCGCTGGTGAGGTAGGTATCCTTGAACATATAAAACTGGTTCTGGACGTTGGTATCGAGTGGGTGCTCGCGGTCGCCGGAGCCGATCAGCACGGCATCGAAGCGGCTTGAGCCGGCAGGGGAAGGCACGAAGTCCGGGCGGTGGAAGAAGCGCCGGTCCGGCTGTCCGGCATGGCGCCCAACCGAGAGCACGGGGGTGAGGGTCCAGTGGGCGGGCTCGTTGTAGGACGTGGTGCCGTCCGGTTTCACATAGGCCAGGTCGGCGCGCCAGAGCACCCCGCCGGTGTCTCCGACATACAAGCGGTCCACCATACCGTTGTCGTCGGTATCGATCGCCGTGACCTTGGAGGGAATGCTGTCGGCCAGTCCGGCATGCTGGAACGTTGTCGCCGATGTGCCCCCCGATCCTTTGACTGCTTTCCAGACCAGCGCGCCGGTTTTGGCATTGACGATGTAGATCGCGTTGCCCTCGGTGTCGTCGGTGCCGATCGCCGCGTTCCGGGCGTTCGCGGCGCTGGCTTCGTCCTTGTGGGTGCTGTAGCCACCGCCGAAGATGAGCACGGGTTTGCGGCCTTCGCCCCAGTCGAGCTGGGCGATGGTGGGATCGGAGAAGGTGTAGCCGAGTTCGTTGAAGTTTCCGCTGGCGTCGTTTTTCTCGATCGTCCAGAGCATCCTGGGGGTGTCGGGATCGGTGATGTCGAGCGCGTAATAGCCCTTGCCGCCGCGGCGCATGCCGATGAAGGCGATGACCTGGTCGGCGCCGTTCACGGTGCCGTCGCGGTCCATGTCGTTGACATAGACCGCCGCGGTGCCGTCGAGCCCGTAAACATGGGAGGTCGCCGCACCGTTGTCCGAGAGCGGTTTTAGATTGCCGAGCAGCCGGCGGGGGATGAAGGCCCAATCCTCGACGCCGCTGGGCGTTTCAGTGGTGGTGCCTCCCGAAGCCGAATTGCGGAACATGTGCAGGAAGCCGTCGTTGCCGGAGACCAGGATCCGGACGTCCTGAACGTCCCGCGAATAGCCGCTGCGTGCGCCGTAGTTGAGCGGCACGGCAGCCGAATGCAGTGGATCGGCCATCAGCCATTTACGCTTGGCCTGGTTGGCGGGCGATGCCCAGGGGTGGGCCTCGGTGTAGTTGCCGTCGCCGTCCTCGTCGTTGGCATCCTGTCCCCGCGCGAATTTGAGCAGTTTCACGGCCGTGGCCTGATCGTCGCTGCTGGCGGCGCTGTAGCTCGCGGCATTGCTCCACACCTCGCCGCTTTTCGCCCCGTTCAGACGGAGCGTGTTCCATAGCGCGGCCGCAGTGGTCGAATCGGCGTTCAGTGCGCGCAGGGCCGTCGCCGTGCCGTTGATCAGACTGTCGGGTTCGGTATAGAGCTTCCGGGCGCCGCTGGTGGAGTTGCTGTCGCCGGGCGAATTCGTCAGGAATCCAGGGATTCTTTGGCCGCCGCCGCCGCGGCCCACGCTGCGACCGTCCTTCCCCACCACCTCGCCCTTGGTGGTATCGGCATAGGTCTGCACGTCGAAGCCGGATGCGCTGGTCCAGTAGGTGAGCGCTTCATGCTTGATCCTGCCGTCGATGGGAGAGATCGCTTCGATCGGCGGACTGGAGGCATCCAGGACCTGGAGTCGATGCGTGGTGGGATCGGATGCCAGCTTGAGCCGTTTCAGATTGCCGTTCCAGCGGGGCGCCTGTTCCGGCTGGAAGATGGAGAAAAAAGCGTGATTCAGCGACTCCGTGCGGTTGAACACGTTGACCGGCGAGGCGGCCGAGACAAAGGTGGTGCTCACGCTCAGCACTTCCTTGAAGACCTCTTTGAGGGAGGCGATCAGCACAGTGGGATCGGTGCTCAGCGGCAGCGCATGGTTGGTTCCGCCGGCGGTCGCGTAACTGTTGGTCGTGGTGTTGATGTGCGTAGGAGCGACGAAGAAATACGAGGTGACGTTCTGCACGTCTTCCAGGTTGCCGGCGCTGCCATAGGTGCCGTCCGCCAGGTCGGCGTCGCGCATCCAGCGGATGACGTTGGCAAAGGCGCTGTTGCTGGTGCCGGGATTGAGGCCGTTCATGCCGCCCGAACCTTTGCTCTGCCTGATCGAGTTGTCGGAGTCGTTGTCCTTGTTGGAGACCTGGAACATGAAGTTGATCATGAACACTTTGGAGCAGTTATCCACCAGTGGGCTCACGTAATTGGTGCCGTTTTCGATGCTGCTGTCCCATTTGAGCAGCCGGTCGTCGAAACTCGTTCCGGGGTTGTCGACGTCGAGGTTGTCGTTCCGGTTGCTGTCGCCGTAGTCCTGCCAGCCCTTGTGGCCGTTGAAGATAGCCTGGCCGGTCAGGTAGCGGAACAGCTCGAAATAGAGCTCCTTCCCCTGGAAGTCGTGGGCCAGGTTGCCCTGGGGTACGGGAATCCGGGCCAGGGCGTCGTGGAAGCGCGCCTTGTCGGTGCTGAAGCCTCTCAGCACGTAGGCGCCGTTGCTGCACTGGCCGCTGGGGCCGGCGCCGCACTGGCCGGTGGTGGAGTCGTTGTGGTTGATCATGAGCCCCACTTTGACGTCGGCGAGTTCAGTGCCGAGATCGTCCATGGTCTTGCGCAATGCGGCGCGGATCAGGTCGAAATGAGTGACGTCGCCGCTCGAGGGGAGATAGGTCGTTCCCGAACTGGGGGACACCGTCGTCCTCAGCGAGCGGCAGTCGTCGCCGTGTTCGTGATCGTCGTCTTCATGTTCATCGACGCCTCCCAGGTCATCGCCGCTTTGGGCACCGCTTTCGTCATGGTGTTCATCATCATCTTCCTCACCGCTTCCCTGGCATACCGGTGCGCCCAGGTTCGAGCGGTAGTCCAGGCTGAACATCACCAGCGGTTTCCCGCCCAGCGTGCCGCCGCCAGCGAAATAGATGTCGGTATCGTCCGCCCGGCTGACGCAGAAGGGGGCGGCGATCAAGAGCAAGACGAGGGCGGGTCGGATTTTCATTGTTCTTCTCGGGATTTGACGGGTAGGGCTAAGGGCCGGGAGCGGGTGTCGGCGTCGGGTCGGGAGTTTCGCTGTCGTAGCGCACCGAGCCGCTGGAGACGATGGTGCTGCGCACGGCGGATACCACACCGGCGCGGGTGGCATCGGTGGACGATCCGGCGGTCGTGCCATCGTAGTCGCTGTCGATGACGCGCTCGAAGACCTTGTTGCCCTCCTCGCTCTTGGAAGAGCCGAACGCGACGCTGCCGCGGACCCGGACGTGTACCGGCGGTGTGGTCAGCGGTGACGGAAGAGCCGGCAGCGACAGGCCGTTGCAGGTGCCGTAGGGATAGCTTACGGTGCAACGTACATTGTTGCCCATCCGGTCCAGGTTGAGATCGATCGCTTCCGCCGCGACGTAGTCGGAAGCCGCCTGAGCCTGCTGCAGGCCGTTGATGCGAGCCTCGGCGTTGCGTGCCATGCGGACGCTGGTGCTGCTGGAATGGATCGCCGCGATGCCCAGTATTGTCAGCACGATGGTGAACAGCAGGCCGACGACCAGGGCCGCGCCGTTCTGTGGGCTTCTTTGCCGGGTCACCGGGTCTCTCCCTTGCCACGAAGGATTCAGTGATATTGCTGGTTCCGCAACTGCACCGTGGTCGTGAACACTTTTCGGCGGAAGTGGTCACCGAACGGCCCCAGGGTCACTGCGCCGAATGTATAAGTCTTGTCATCAGTGTAGTTTGAATCCGATTCCATGCTACGCACCAACACGTGAACCCTGGCGCTGACGGCGCAGTCGAGCTCGTCGAGGTGGGCGGGAGTGATGGCACCGTAGTCTTCCCTGGACAAAAGGTAGAAATCCGGAACGCCGTCCATATTGTCGCAGTCGTTGGTTACGTCGAGGTCGGGGTCGTCGATGCCGAATTCGATGTGGAAGTATTCGATGCCTTCGACGAGTTCGCCCGGTTCGTCCTCGATTTTTGGCGTTGTTTTGCCGTCTTTGGTTTCACGGGTCAAGGTTTTTCGCATCAAGCGGGGAATGCAGCGGCCATCGTTTGGCTTACTAGCGCAGATAGCAGGGCGGAGTTTCGTGTCGATGTAGTAGATATGGACGATATACCGCCAATAGGCCGCGGAGCTGAAACTGACCGGACAGTCGGGCGGAACCGGAGACTGAATGAGGCTGCCGCTGGAGCCGCCGGTTCGCAGATAGATCAATCCAGCGAAACGGTCGTTTCTTTTGTCCTCTTCGGTCTGACAATGGACGGGCTTACCTTCGGCATGCCTAAGGGCGAGCAGATTGGTTCCAGGCTTGAGATAGTCGTTGGAGTTGAAGCAAGGCCAATCGGCCGGTATCGAGTCCGCCGACGGAGCCATGAGGTAGTGCGTGGCCGGAGACGAGGACGTCGTCGTGGTCGTCCAGTTGGTTCCGCAGTCATTCTGGACGCTGATGGCCGAGGCGGAAGGGCAGCGGCTCAGGTCGTTGCAATCGGCGCCACCCCAGAATCCCGCCAGCGCCAGGTCGCTGGTCAGCAGGTTGAGGGCGAAGCGCCCGTTTTCCTGCATCAGCGCGAATTGTTCGTTCTGGCGATAATTGGTCTTGTGCTGCACGAACAGACTGCCGATGGCGCCGACCACCAAAAGGCCCAGCGCCATCGATATCAGCAGTTCCACCGTGGAAAACCCCGGCGGGTCGTCACGGGTCGGAATCTTCATTTCAGACGCATCCTCCGCTGATGCCTTCCCGGCAGATATAGGTGCTGAGCCGGAAGATCCGGCGGTATTCGTTGTGGGCCCCGTATTGGCCGTTGCCACAGGTGTCGGAGGCGTTTTCCGAGCCGGCTTCGGGCAAGAACGGCTCACGCCCGCGCCAGACGATGGTCACGGTGTACTGGCCGGAGCCGCCCGCATTGCTGCTGGTCACACACAGCGTGGGGTTGGCCAACCCACCCACCTTGGAGGTGTTCGCGCCGGTTCCGGTGGTTTCGGTGGCGCCCAGCAGACTGCGCTGGAAGTCGCGGCGGTCGCAGGCCGCGAGGTTAGCCGGAGTCGTGCAGTCGAGCGAGTCGCTGAACGTGGTGTTCGCATCGAGGGTCGCAGCGTAATGGGCCAGGGCTTGGGTATTCAGCCGCATCCGCTCCAGCACGTCCTGCGCGATGGCTGCTGCCAGGCTGCGCTGGGCGGATTCGAACGCGGTTTTGCGGGCAGTGATCTGCAGGGCGGCGAGTCCCAACAGCGCCACCGCGAAGACGAACACGCTGATGAGCACTTCGATCAGGGTGAAGCCGTTAGGGTGAGACCGCTTCATTGGCAGTCGCTTTCGGAAAGATTGACGCCATTGCTACCCTTTTCCTGAATCTGGTTGCCGTCGTCGTCGCGGGTGGTCCGCAAGCGTCCCGTCATCGCCAGCACCAGGCCTCGCGCCTTGGTGTAACCGCGACTGTCGCAGAAGATGAAGGTGCCGTTGTCCACACCGCTCAGGAACCCGTTGCCGCCGTAAACCACCCGGTTGCTGCCGGTGTACTTGATGGTCATGGTCAGCGACGAAGAAACCGGGTCATGGATTCTCAGTACGGTTGCATCGGCCACCACGATCCAGCCGTCCGTCCAATTCTTCGAGTCGTCGCAGGCGGTGCCGCCGGTGTTCCGCTTGCATACTGTGACCGTGCTGTTGCGCTTCACGGCTTCACTGCGGGCATAGCTCAAGTCGGCCACCAGCGAATTGATCTGGGCTGCCATGCGGTTATCCAGGATCAGATCGCGGAAACCGGGTATGCCCACGGTGAGCAGGACGGCGGCGAGGGCGATCCCAATCATGAGTTCGATCAGGGTGAAAGCGGCGGTTCTGCGCATCGGCGACCTCAGGGGTAGTGAACGCATGAGTTTTAAGCCCCTTCCCGTCGGTAACGTTTGATCTACGACACCAGATTGAGAAATCCCGTCACTTCTTCCCGGTCGTGGTAGAGCTGGCGGAATCTCAGGCGGTGGAACACCCCTTTCCCGGCTAGCCGTTCCTCGATCAGGTCGCGGCAGCGTTCGACTTCTTCGTAGCGCTTGTTCATCGGCAATTTTAGATTGAACACGGCATAGCGGAAGGCGCCGTCGGCCGCCCAGTCGGCCACCAGCCGAGCGATCCGCGAGGGCTGTTCCACCATGTCGCAGACCAGCCAGTCGACCGGCCTGGAAGGCCGGAAGCGGAAACCGTCGGTGCGCAAATGGGTCACCAAACCGGAGTCCAGCAGCACCGGGGCCAGGTTGCCGTTATCGACCGCAGTGGTACGGATGTGGCGCCGCACCAGTTGCCAGGTCCAGCCACCGGGGGCGGCGCCCAGATCGACGGCGCTCATGCCTGGCCTGAGCATGGTTTCGGGCCGGTCGACGAACACCAGGAAGGCTTCTTCGAGTTTGAGGGTGGAGCGACTGGGGGCGGAACGGGGGAACTTGAGGCGGGGGATGCCGCAGGGCCACGGAGCTGAATCGCCCGGCAAGGTGTAGCCGAGGTACGCGGCGGTCGAAGTCAGAAAGAAGACGTGCAGGCGCGGGGCCTGCGGCCCGCCGCTCAGTAAGTCGGCCGCGGCAGCTGCGAACGGATGCTCGAATTTGCGGGTGAAAACGGCCAGTTCCTTGGCCTCATTGGTATCCGCGGTTTCCAGCCAGAGCGTCGAATAATGTCGCTGCAGGCTGGCTGCCGCACCGATGAGCGGGGTGATCCGGTCGTCGACCGGGAGGTCGGACAAGGGGCCGATGGCGAAAATCCGCTGGCGGGCGAATATCAGCGCATCGAAGTGCAGGCTGGCGGCCTGGGTCGCCAGGACATTGGGCTCGTGCGCCACGAAGACCACATGGGCCGAGTTCTCCTTTGCTCGGATGTAGCCGGAAACTCCTGCCGCCAGGGTGTGGGCCTGGATTTCGCTTGCGCACTCCTTTTCGAAGCCGCGGCGGCAGTAGAGCAGGATCGATGAGGGGGATGTCAAGGCTTTACCTGTGGCCGGGCCTGGTTTAAGTTGCAAAACGGCGAAAGCCGCGCATTCTAACCGACATTCTCCGTTCCGACCGTGAGTTCCCCCCCTATCCTGGCCGACCGGATCGGCAAGAAGTTTTCCCGCTCCCTGGGTCATTCGTTGTGGCATTCCGCCCAGGATCTGGGGCGGCGTCTGGTCGGGCGACGGCCGGCGCCGGTGTTGCGCGCCGGCGAATTCTGGGCAGTGCGGGACGTATCCCTCACCGTCGCGGCGGGCGAATGCTTAGGCCTGATCGGACCCAACGGCGCAGGCAAAAGCACGCTGCTGCGGATGCTTGGCCGCGAATACCGTCCGGACGCCGGCCGGGTCGAGCTGCGGGGGGCGGTGAAATCGCTGATCCGCTTGGGGCACGGGCTCCAGCCGATGTACAGCGGGCGCGAAAACGTCTATCTCAAGTGCGCGGAACTGGGGCTGTCCAAGCGCGACACCGACGCCAGACTGGACGAAATCGTCGCCTTCGCTGAACTGGAGGCGGCGCTGGAGCGCCCGGTCAAGCAATATTCCGACGGCATGTACGCCCGTCTGGAATTCGCCATCGCCACCTGTATGCCGATTGATGTCCTGCTCATCGACGAAGTGCTGGCGGTGAGCGACGTCGCATTCCAGTTGCGATGTCTGGAGCGGCTCGAGACCCTCAAGCGCGAGGGCAGCGCTCTGGTGTTCGTCTCTCATTCCGAGATGAATCTGCGCCAGGTGGCGGACCGCTGCCTGCTGCTGTTCGACGGCCAGGCCATGGCCGAGGGACGGCCGGAAGCCGTATTGGGGAAATACTATGAGGCAGTGGGCTATTTCAATCGCGATCTGAAGTCTTGCGGTGTCCTGCCGGCCAGGCCCCCCGACGCTTCGGCCGGGCTGGACTTTCCCGGGCCGGCCCCCGAGTCCCTTCAGGCTGTTCCCGGCCAGCCGCTGGCGTTCGAGCTGGAATACCGGGCCGAGCGGAATTTCGAGTTCGTGGAGCTGCGGCTCGAATTCTGGAACACGGCAGGTCTGCTCGTGGCCAGCACGCTGGCGGCGGGCGGCCGGCCATGCCTGACCAGGGGGCGGGGGCGTTTTCGGGTGGAACTGCCTTTCCTCGGGCTGGGAGCCGGGATTTACGATGTTGCCGTGTCGGCGAGGGCGGGCGGACGCAACTTGGCGTACAAGGGGGCGGTCCGGCGCATCCAGGTGCTGCAGACTGCCTGCGACCGCCCCGGCGGCTTCGGCGTCATCGAAGCGCATATCCGGACGGCGCCGTCGGGCAAGACGTTTTGAACATCCGCTACGGGAGACAATCTCAGTGATCAAGGAACAGTGTGTGATCC
This genomic window contains:
- the rlmM gene encoding 23S rRNA (cytidine(2498)-2'-O)-methyltransferase RlmM, whose amino-acid sequence is MTSPSSILLYCRRGFEKECASEIQAHTLAAGVSGYIRAKENSAHVVFVAHEPNVLATQAASLHFDALIFARQRIFAIGPLSDLPVDDRITPLIGAAASLQRHYSTLWLETADTNEAKELAVFTRKFEHPFAAAAADLLSGGPQAPRLHVFFLTSTAAYLGYTLPGDSAPWPCGIPRLKFPRSAPSRSTLKLEEAFLVFVDRPETMLRPGMSAVDLGAAPGGWTWQLVRRHIRTTAVDNGNLAPVLLDSGLVTHLRTDGFRFRPSRPVDWLVCDMVEQPSRIARLVADWAADGAFRYAVFNLKLPMNKRYEEVERCRDLIEERLAGKGVFHRLRFRQLYHDREEVTGFLNLVS